Proteins encoded in a region of the Pseudomonas sp. GOM7 genome:
- a CDS encoding YcgN family cysteine cluster protein, which translates to MATTTVPFWKRKTLAQLDTGEWESLCDGCGLCCLQKLEDEDDGAVYYTRIACKLLDLQSCRCCDYPNRFKHVPDCIQLTPAQADQFKWLPPTCAYRLVSEGKDLPRWHHLVCGDPEAVHAERISQAGRMLGEHEVAEEDWEEHLIFRAG; encoded by the coding sequence ATGGCCACAACCACCGTACCTTTCTGGAAACGCAAGACCCTCGCTCAGCTCGACACAGGCGAGTGGGAGTCGCTGTGCGACGGCTGTGGCCTGTGCTGCCTGCAGAAGCTCGAGGATGAGGACGACGGCGCCGTCTACTACACGCGTATCGCCTGCAAGCTGCTGGATCTGCAGAGCTGCCGTTGCTGCGACTATCCCAACCGTTTCAAGCATGTGCCGGACTGCATCCAGCTCACGCCGGCGCAGGCCGACCAGTTCAAGTGGCTGCCGCCCACCTGTGCCTATCGCCTGGTCAGCGAGGGCAAGGATCTGCCACGCTGGCATCACCTGGTCTGTGGCGATCCCGAGGCGGTGCATGCCGAGCGCATTTCCCAGGCCGGGCGCATGCTTGGCGAGCATGAGGTGGCCGAGGAGGATTGGGAAGAACATCTGATTTTTCGCGCTGGTTGA
- a CDS encoding YajD family HNH nuclease has protein sequence MTTSKLDKILAEAQQRRETSYREKALRMYPHICGRCGREFSGKRLSELTVHHRDHNHDNNPEDGSNWELLCLYCHDNEHQRQVDLHYQKEETASAGSGSKVTHKGLAGLAALLGKSENEQG, from the coding sequence ATGACCACCAGCAAGCTCGACAAGATCCTCGCCGAAGCCCAGCAGCGCCGCGAAACCAGCTACCGCGAGAAGGCCCTGCGCATGTACCCGCACATCTGTGGCCGCTGTGGCCGTGAATTCAGCGGCAAGCGCCTGAGCGAGCTGACCGTGCACCACCGTGACCACAATCACGACAACAACCCGGAAGACGGCTCCAACTGGGAGCTGCTGTGTCTGTACTGCCACGACAACGAGCACCAGCGCCAGGTCGATCTGCATTACCAGAAGGAAGAAACTGCCAGCGCCGGCTCCGGCAGCAAGGTCACGCACAAGGGGTTGGCGGGCCTGGCGGCGCTGCTGGGCAAGTCGGAGAACGAGCAAGGCTGA
- a CDS encoding methyl-accepting chemotaxis protein: MTHALYFSRLLGRQLGAEPTELEAISARIANGRLDANPSEQNTRSGVMKSVRAMRHNLREVVGDIGSASEQIESATLQLAASSEQVLNSANVQSDTAAAMAATMEELSVSINHIAEQAQHTHDSAQHAEALAGDGLKVTAQTIDEIRQVATLVGQCATDIEQLAAQSGNISAIVDVIRGIAEQTNLLALNAAIEAARAGEQGRGFAVVADEVRNLAGRTAQSTTEIVSLVEAIQSGVRQASGSMGLTCMRVDNGLQLVERCAANMGEIRRALADSLGAIRTIASALQEQRAASEQVAQNVEQVAQIVEENSAAQGSIVQAIHGLQSMAQRLHGVVRRFSL, encoded by the coding sequence ATGACTCACGCCCTCTACTTCAGCCGCCTGCTTGGCCGTCAACTGGGCGCCGAACCGACCGAGCTGGAAGCGATCAGCGCGCGCATCGCCAACGGACGCCTGGACGCCAACCCGAGCGAGCAAAACACCCGAAGCGGCGTAATGAAATCCGTACGGGCCATGCGCCACAACCTTCGTGAGGTGGTCGGCGATATCGGCAGTGCCTCGGAACAGATCGAGTCCGCCACACTGCAGCTTGCCGCTTCTTCGGAACAGGTACTCAACAGCGCCAACGTGCAGAGCGACACGGCAGCGGCCATGGCCGCGACCATGGAAGAGTTGTCGGTCAGCATCAACCACATCGCCGAGCAGGCTCAGCACACCCATGACAGCGCCCAACATGCCGAAGCGCTCGCCGGCGATGGTCTCAAGGTTACCGCACAGACCATCGACGAGATTCGTCAGGTGGCGACACTGGTCGGCCAATGCGCCACGGACATCGAGCAGTTAGCTGCACAGTCCGGCAACATCAGTGCCATCGTCGATGTGATCCGCGGCATTGCCGAGCAGACCAACCTGCTCGCGCTCAATGCCGCCATCGAGGCAGCCAGGGCTGGCGAGCAGGGCCGTGGCTTCGCCGTCGTGGCCGATGAAGTGCGCAACCTGGCCGGCCGCACAGCCCAATCGACCACAGAGATCGTCAGCCTGGTGGAGGCGATTCAAAGCGGCGTGCGCCAGGCCAGCGGTAGCATGGGGCTGACCTGCATGCGCGTCGATAACGGCTTGCAACTGGTCGAACGCTGCGCTGCCAACATGGGCGAGATCCGCCGAGCGCTGGCCGACTCCCTGGGTGCCATCAGAACGATCGCCAGCGCCTTGCAGGAACAACGAGCGGCCAGCGAGCAGGTGGCTCAGAATGTCGAGCAGGTGGCGCAGATCGTCGAAGAGAACTCGGCTGCGCAAGGGAGCATCGTACAAGCGATCCATGGCCTGCAAAGCATGGCGCAACGCCTGCATGGTGTGGTGCGGCGCTTCAGCCTGTAA
- a CDS encoding S9 family peptidase — protein MPSAPLARQQAGNDPYRWLENRDSDEVLAHLQAENAYLEAVLQPQAELREALFEEIKGRIRETDLSLPTPWGDYLYYQRTTAGDEYPRHYRCRRPADGSLTPDAASEALLLDPNALADGGFLSVGAFSISPDQQRLAYSLDTSGDEIYRLFVKELASGEVSELPFDDCDGSMTWASDSQTLFFAELDDTHRPYRLYRHRLGTAGAEAVFEEADGRFFLHCYRSSSERQLILQLGSKTTSEVWVLDAATPEAAFICLAPREEGHEYDVDHGMLDGQWCWLIRSNQSGINFALYSADEACPQRPHWREIRAHDPQVMLEGATLNQRAIVLALREGGLPILEVLPQGAAAYRVQLPDAAYSLYVQDSLEFHSPVIRLRYEALNRPAQIRQLELATGAQQVLKQTPVEGPFDADAYASRRLWATAADGTQVPISLVARREVFAAGQPAPLYLYGYGAYGESLDPWFSHARLSLLERGFIFAIAHVRGGGEMGEAWYHAGKLEHKQNSFDDFIACAECLIAEGLTTSAQLAISGGSAGGLLIGAVLNQRPELFAAAIAEVPFVDVLNTMLNPDLPLTVTEYDEWGDPNQPAVHARIKAYAPYENVGTQSYPAILAVAGYNDSRVQYWEAAKWVAKLRRDKTDDNLLLLKTDLGAGHGGMSGRYQGIRDVALEYAFLLKVLHCHKD, from the coding sequence ATGCCCTCTGCCCCCCTCGCCCGCCAGCAAGCCGGCAATGACCCTTATCGCTGGCTGGAGAATCGCGACAGCGACGAAGTGCTGGCCCACCTGCAAGCGGAGAACGCCTACCTGGAAGCCGTGCTGCAACCGCAGGCCGAGCTGCGTGAAGCCCTGTTCGAGGAAATCAAGGGGCGCATCCGCGAGACCGACCTGTCGCTGCCCACGCCCTGGGGCGACTATCTCTACTACCAGCGCACCACGGCCGGCGACGAATACCCCCGGCATTACCGCTGCCGCCGCCCGGCGGACGGCTCGCTGACGCCCGATGCCGCCAGCGAGGCCCTGCTGCTCGACCCCAATGCACTGGCAGACGGCGGTTTTCTCTCGGTGGGCGCCTTCAGCATCAGCCCCGACCAGCAGCGCCTGGCCTACAGCCTGGATACAAGCGGCGATGAGATCTATCGCCTGTTCGTCAAGGAGCTGGCCAGCGGCGAGGTCAGCGAACTGCCCTTCGACGACTGCGACGGCAGCATGACCTGGGCGAGCGACAGCCAGACCCTGTTCTTCGCCGAGCTGGACGACACCCATCGCCCTTACCGGCTGTATCGCCACCGCCTCGGCACAGCCGGCGCCGAAGCGGTGTTCGAGGAGGCCGACGGGCGTTTCTTCCTGCACTGCTACCGCTCCAGCTCCGAACGCCAATTGATCCTGCAACTGGGCAGCAAGACCACCAGCGAAGTCTGGGTACTGGATGCCGCAACGCCCGAAGCGGCCTTCATCTGCCTGGCGCCGCGCGAGGAAGGCCACGAGTACGACGTCGACCACGGCATGCTCGATGGTCAGTGGTGCTGGCTGATCCGCAGCAACCAGAGCGGTATCAACTTCGCCCTGTACAGTGCCGACGAAGCCTGCCCGCAGCGTCCGCACTGGCGTGAGATCCGTGCCCACGACCCGCAGGTGATGCTCGAAGGCGCCACGCTCAACCAGCGCGCCATCGTCCTCGCCTTGCGCGAAGGCGGCCTGCCGATACTCGAAGTCCTGCCGCAGGGTGCAGCCGCCTATCGCGTGCAACTGCCGGACGCCGCCTACAGCCTGTACGTGCAGGACAGCCTGGAATTTCACAGCCCGGTGATCCGTCTGCGCTACGAGGCGCTGAACCGCCCCGCGCAGATCCGCCAGCTAGAGCTGGCCACGGGCGCGCAGCAGGTGCTCAAGCAGACGCCGGTGGAAGGCCCCTTCGATGCCGACGCCTACGCAAGCCGGCGTCTGTGGGCCACGGCCGCCGACGGCACGCAGGTGCCCATCAGCCTGGTGGCGCGCCGCGAGGTGTTCGCCGCTGGCCAACCTGCCCCACTCTACCTCTACGGCTACGGCGCCTATGGCGAAAGCCTCGACCCCTGGTTCTCCCATGCCCGCCTGAGCCTGCTGGAGCGTGGCTTCATCTTCGCCATCGCCCATGTGCGCGGCGGCGGCGAGATGGGCGAAGCCTGGTACCACGCCGGCAAGCTGGAACACAAGCAGAACAGCTTCGACGACTTCATTGCCTGCGCCGAATGCCTGATCGCCGAGGGCCTGACCACCTCCGCGCAACTGGCGATCAGTGGCGGCAGCGCCGGTGGCCTGCTGATCGGCGCGGTGCTCAATCAGCGCCCGGAGCTGTTCGCTGCCGCCATCGCCGAGGTGCCCTTCGTCGACGTGCTCAATACCATGCTCAACCCGGATCTGCCGCTGACGGTGACCGAGTACGACGAATGGGGCGATCCCAACCAACCCGCGGTGCACGCGCGAATCAAGGCCTATGCACCCTACGAAAACGTAGGCACCCAGTCTTATCCGGCGATTCTCGCCGTGGCCGGCTACAACGACAGTCGCGTGCAGTACTGGGAGGCAGCCAAGTGGGTGGCCAAGCTACGCCGTGACAAGACTGACGACAATCTGCTGCTGCTCAAGACCGACCTCGGCGCAGGCCATGGTGGCATGAGCGGGCGTTATCAAGGCATCAGGGACGTAGCGCTGGAGTATGCTTTTCTGCTCAAGGTACTGCACTGCCACAAGGACTGA
- a CDS encoding MFS transporter encodes MMTENDYLLAWAAYGIAALGCLLVWMRMTRWMWRYAREPLRVLVAVLLFSPTIVDPTRELFAPSIAITAMDLLLKVGNNAWRAVADLTLYGLIAFALYLAFVAIRWPIEHWWKGRQDEPVDYGDEDPRTLRELMDDNDERLAHPYGRGGRLEPRI; translated from the coding sequence ATGATGACCGAAAACGATTACCTCCTGGCCTGGGCCGCCTATGGCATCGCAGCCCTGGGCTGCCTGCTGGTATGGATGCGCATGACCCGCTGGATGTGGCGCTATGCACGTGAGCCGCTACGTGTGCTGGTGGCCGTGTTGCTGTTCAGCCCGACCATCGTTGACCCGACGCGTGAGCTGTTCGCTCCCTCCATCGCCATCACTGCCATGGATCTGCTGCTCAAGGTGGGCAACAACGCTTGGCGTGCCGTCGCCGATCTCACGCTCTATGGCCTGATCGCCTTTGCCCTGTATCTGGCCTTCGTCGCCATACGCTGGCCCATCGAACACTGGTGGAAGGGGCGGCAGGACGAACCTGTGGATTATGGCGACGAGGATCCACGCACCCTGCGCGAACTGATGGACGACAACGACGAGCGCCTGGCCCACCCTTACGGGCGTGGCGGCCGGTTGGAGCCGCGCATCTAA
- a CDS encoding HIT family protein, with protein sequence MECVFCAIAERSLPAHRLYEDDEFIVLLDIFPMRPAHVLIVSREHAPFLHDLPSVVRDRLLALAVRLATVLRRAGYGMQGINLLINDGPDANQHVPHLHLHLIPRNPGDLPALLWRLLVRFLPLGRKRLEARLLDEARRLRLALSEEN encoded by the coding sequence ATGGAGTGCGTGTTCTGTGCTATTGCCGAGCGAAGCTTGCCGGCTCATCGTCTGTACGAGGACGATGAATTCATCGTCCTCCTGGATATCTTCCCCATGCGTCCGGCTCATGTGCTGATCGTCAGCCGCGAGCATGCGCCGTTCCTGCATGATCTGCCGTCAGTGGTGCGTGATCGTCTGCTGGCCTTGGCAGTACGCCTGGCTACCGTATTGCGGCGTGCCGGTTACGGTATGCAGGGCATCAACCTGTTGATCAACGATGGCCCCGACGCCAACCAGCACGTGCCTCATCTGCACCTGCATCTGATCCCGCGCAACCCTGGTGATCTGCCGGCCTTGCTGTGGCGTCTGCTGGTTCGTTTTCTGCCTCTGGGGCGCAAGCGCCTGGAGGCCCGTTTGCTGGATGAAGCTCGACGTCTGCGTCTGGCGTTGAGCGAGGAGAACTGA
- a CDS encoding class II glutamine amidotransferase yields the protein MCELLGMSANVPTDIVFSFTGLMQRGGRTGPHRDGWGIGFYEGRGLRLFQDPRASSESEVAQLVQRYPIKSEVVIGHIRQANVGKVCLVNTHPFMRELWGRNWCFAHNGQLAGLVGAQSFYRPVGDTDSEAAFCDLLNRVRRAFPEPVSVEVLLPVLVAACASYRQLGVFNCLLSDGDWLFSFCSSKLAHITRRAPFGPAQLKDADLLVDFQAETTPNDVVTVIATEPLTDNEQWALYQPGEWRLWRHGECIADGKV from the coding sequence ATGTGTGAACTGCTCGGCATGAGTGCCAACGTGCCCACCGATATCGTCTTCAGCTTTACCGGGCTGATGCAGCGTGGTGGCCGCACCGGCCCGCATCGTGACGGCTGGGGCATCGGTTTCTACGAAGGGCGGGGCCTGCGTCTGTTCCAGGATCCGCGGGCGAGCAGCGAGTCGGAGGTGGCGCAACTGGTGCAGCGCTACCCGATCAAGAGCGAAGTGGTGATCGGTCATATCCGCCAGGCCAACGTCGGCAAGGTGTGCCTGGTCAATACCCACCCCTTCATGCGCGAACTCTGGGGACGCAACTGGTGTTTCGCGCACAACGGCCAGTTGGCCGGGCTGGTAGGAGCACAGAGCTTCTATCGTCCGGTGGGCGACACCGACAGCGAAGCGGCCTTCTGCGACCTGCTCAACCGCGTACGCCGCGCCTTTCCAGAGCCCGTCTCGGTGGAAGTGCTGCTGCCGGTGCTGGTGGCGGCTTGCGCCAGTTATCGTCAGCTCGGCGTGTTCAACTGCCTGCTCAGCGATGGCGACTGGCTGTTCAGCTTCTGTTCGAGCAAGCTGGCACACATCACCCGCCGCGCGCCCTTCGGCCCGGCACAACTGAAGGACGCCGATCTCTTGGTGGATTTCCAGGCGGAAACCACGCCCAATGACGTGGTCACCGTGATCGCCACCGAGCCTTTGACGGATAACGAGCAATGGGCGTTGTATCAGCCCGGTGAGTGGCGCCTGTGGCGTCATGGCGAATGCATCGCCGACGGCAAGGTCTGA
- a CDS encoding DUF2937 family protein gives MFRSYLRLALFACGLLLGVQVPGFIDDYSKRVEAHRLESQLSLRGFQETAQKFFKGDMDALVAHYRTSDDPVMQSDARSVEHLVQRAALLDAEWRAMQGAWYAQAWHLATDADEQLLDETLSAYRYQVLLTPDAITWGVCSALLLAWLVELLVLLMGWMFGAGRTRRTQQRHWR, from the coding sequence ATGTTCAGAAGTTACCTGCGTCTGGCGCTGTTTGCCTGTGGCCTGCTGCTGGGGGTACAGGTGCCGGGCTTCATCGATGATTACAGCAAGCGCGTCGAAGCTCATCGGCTGGAGTCGCAACTGAGCCTAAGAGGCTTCCAGGAAACGGCGCAGAAGTTTTTCAAGGGCGACATGGACGCCTTGGTGGCGCATTACCGCACCAGCGACGACCCGGTGATGCAGAGCGATGCGCGCAGTGTCGAGCACCTGGTACAGCGCGCCGCCTTGCTGGATGCGGAGTGGCGCGCCATGCAGGGCGCCTGGTACGCCCAGGCCTGGCACCTGGCCACCGACGCTGATGAGCAATTGCTGGACGAAACCCTGAGCGCCTATCGCTACCAGGTGCTGCTGACCCCCGATGCGATTACCTGGGGCGTGTGCAGCGCCTTGCTGCTGGCCTGGCTGGTGGAGCTGCTGGTACTGCTGATGGGCTGGATGTTCGGTGCTGGGCGCACACGACGGACGCAGCAGCGGCACTGGCGCTGA
- a CDS encoding DUF2167 domain-containing protein, with protein MSIKDSIRAAALAAILPFITLAHADGEVAEQADSQAQESVPGEEQVQRISADEFVASLNFQHGRIVLGDDLATLNLPDSLMFLDGKNAQRLLVEGWGNPPDDAPPLGMILPAGISPLDEASWGVTVEYEASGYVSDEDAADIDYDDMLEDMQADMREANVWREENGYEPVQLVGWAAAPHYDEQGKKLYWAKELKFGDSDANTLNYNIRVLGRKGVLVLNFVANMDQLPEIEASVPAVLAATEFNPGQRYAEFNPDLDTVAAYGLGALVAGKVAAKTGLLAMLLILLKKFWIVPALLIGWLGKRLGGGKHEPAAETTGTPLAQAAEAEPEEPVRAPAQTVMDLNKADDTDKR; from the coding sequence ATGTCGATCAAGGATTCGATCAGGGCAGCCGCGCTGGCTGCCATCCTGCCGTTCATCACACTCGCCCACGCTGACGGCGAAGTCGCCGAACAAGCCGATAGCCAAGCCCAGGAGAGCGTACCGGGCGAGGAGCAGGTGCAGCGCATCAGCGCCGATGAATTCGTCGCCAGCCTGAATTTCCAGCATGGGCGTATCGTCCTGGGCGATGACCTGGCTACCCTCAATCTGCCCGATTCGCTGATGTTTCTCGATGGCAAGAATGCCCAGCGCCTGTTGGTCGAGGGCTGGGGTAACCCACCCGATGACGCACCACCGCTGGGCATGATCCTGCCGGCCGGCATCTCGCCGCTGGACGAGGCTTCCTGGGGCGTGACGGTGGAGTACGAGGCCAGTGGCTACGTCTCCGACGAGGACGCCGCCGATATCGACTACGACGACATGCTCGAGGACATGCAGGCCGACATGCGTGAGGCCAACGTCTGGCGTGAGGAAAATGGCTACGAGCCCGTACAACTGGTCGGTTGGGCTGCCGCGCCGCATTACGACGAGCAGGGCAAGAAGTTGTACTGGGCCAAGGAACTGAAGTTCGGCGACAGCGATGCCAACACTCTGAACTACAACATTCGCGTGCTTGGGCGTAAGGGCGTGCTGGTGCTGAACTTCGTTGCCAACATGGATCAATTGCCGGAAATCGAAGCCAGCGTACCGGCCGTGTTGGCGGCCACCGAATTCAACCCGGGGCAGCGTTATGCCGAGTTCAACCCGGATCTGGATACCGTTGCCGCTTACGGCCTGGGTGCTCTGGTGGCGGGCAAGGTGGCGGCCAAGACAGGCTTGCTGGCCATGCTGCTGATACTGTTGAAGAAGTTCTGGATCGTGCCGGCCTTGCTGATCGGCTGGCTGGGCAAGCGTCTGGGGGGTGGCAAGCATGAGCCTGCCGCTGAAACGACGGGTACACCTCTGGCACAGGCTGCCGAGGCCGAGCCGGAAGAACCGGTGCGGGCGCCGGCGCAGACGGTGATGGATCTGAACAAGGCGGACGACACCGACAAGCGCTGA
- a CDS encoding vWA domain-containing protein, whose product MLLNLFNEMRAAKVPVSVRELLDLINALKHNVVFADMDEFYYLARAILVKDERHFDKFDRAFGAYFKGLENLNQHIEAMIPEEWLRKEFERLLTDEEKAQIQSLGGLDKLIEEFKKRLEEQKEKHAGGNKWIGTGGTSPFGSGGFNPEGIRVGDAGKRQGKAVKVWDQREYKNLDDQVELGTRNIKVALRRLRKFARQGAAEELDLDGTIDHTAKDGGLLNIQMRPERRNTVKLLLLLDIGGSMDAHVKVCEELFSACKTEFKHLEYFYFHNFIYESVWKNNLRRTSERTSTMDLLHKYGADYKVVFVGDAAMAPYEITQAGGSVEHWNEEAGYVWMKRFTEKFKKIIWINPYPKDTWNYTASTNLVRELIEDRMYPLTLQGLEDGMKYLSK is encoded by the coding sequence ATGCTGCTTAATTTGTTCAACGAAATGCGCGCGGCCAAGGTGCCGGTGTCGGTGCGCGAGCTGCTCGACCTGATCAACGCGCTCAAGCACAACGTCGTGTTCGCCGACATGGACGAGTTCTACTACCTGGCGCGCGCGATTCTGGTGAAGGACGAACGTCATTTCGACAAGTTCGACCGTGCCTTCGGTGCCTACTTCAAGGGGCTGGAAAACCTCAACCAGCATATCGAGGCGATGATCCCCGAGGAATGGCTGCGCAAGGAGTTCGAGCGCCTGCTCACCGATGAGGAAAAGGCGCAGATCCAGAGCCTCGGCGGCCTGGACAAGCTGATCGAGGAATTCAAGAAGCGCCTCGAGGAGCAGAAGGAAAAGCACGCCGGCGGCAACAAGTGGATCGGCACCGGCGGCACCAGCCCGTTCGGCTCCGGCGGCTTCAACCCCGAAGGCATTCGCGTCGGCGACGCTGGCAAACGCCAGGGCAAGGCCGTCAAAGTGTGGGATCAGCGCGAGTACAAGAACCTCGACGACCAGGTCGAGCTGGGCACGCGCAACATCAAGGTGGCGCTGCGCCGGCTGCGCAAGTTCGCCCGCCAGGGTGCCGCCGAAGAGCTGGATCTGGACGGCACCATCGACCACACCGCGAAAGACGGCGGTCTGCTCAACATCCAGATGCGCCCGGAGCGCCGCAATACGGTCAAGCTCCTGCTGTTGCTGGACATCGGTGGTTCGATGGACGCCCACGTCAAGGTCTGCGAAGAGTTATTCAGCGCCTGCAAGACCGAGTTCAAGCACCTGGAATACTTCTACTTCCACAACTTCATCTACGAGAGCGTGTGGAAGAACAACCTGCGCCGCACCAGCGAACGCACCTCGACGATGGATCTGCTGCACAAGTACGGCGCCGACTACAAGGTGGTGTTCGTCGGCGACGCGGCCATGGCGCCCTACGAAATCACCCAGGCTGGCGGCAGCGTCGAACACTGGAACGAGGAAGCCGGCTACGTCTGGATGAAGCGTTTCACCGAGAAGTTCAAGAAGATCATCTGGATCAACCCCTACCCCAAGGACACCTGGAACTACACCGCCTCCACCAATCTGGTGCGCGAGTTGATCGAGGATCGCATGTACCCCCTGACCCTGCAGGGTCTGGAAGACGGTATGAAATACCTGTCCAAGTAA
- a CDS encoding AAA family ATPase: MKFEGTQSYVATDDLKLAVNAAITLQRPLLVKGEPGTGKTMLAEQLAEAFSARLITWHIKSTTKAHQGLYEYDAVSRLRDSQLDSDRVHDVRNYIKKGKLWEAFESDERVILLIDEIDKADIEFPNDLLQELDKMEFYVYETDETIKAKQRPIIIITSNNEKELPDAFLRRCFFHYIAFPDRDTLKKIVDVHYPNISGELVAEALDVFFDVRKVPGLKKKPSTSELVDWLKLLMADNIGEAVLRERDPTKAIPPLAGALVKNEQDVQLLERLAFMARRASR; this comes from the coding sequence ATGAAGTTCGAAGGCACCCAGTCCTACGTCGCCACCGACGACCTCAAGCTGGCCGTCAACGCCGCCATCACCCTGCAACGCCCACTGCTGGTCAAGGGCGAGCCGGGTACCGGCAAGACCATGCTCGCCGAACAACTGGCCGAAGCCTTCTCTGCCCGCCTGATCACCTGGCACATCAAGTCCACCACCAAGGCGCACCAGGGCCTCTATGAATACGATGCGGTCAGCCGCTTGCGCGACTCGCAACTCGACTCCGACAGGGTTCATGACGTTCGCAACTACATCAAGAAAGGCAAGCTATGGGAGGCGTTCGAGTCCGACGAGCGCGTGATCCTGCTGATCGACGAGATCGACAAGGCCGACATCGAGTTCCCCAACGACCTGTTGCAGGAACTGGACAAGATGGAGTTCTACGTTTACGAGACCGACGAGACCATCAAGGCCAAGCAACGCCCCATCATCATCATCACCTCGAACAACGAGAAGGAGCTGCCGGACGCCTTCCTGCGCCGTTGCTTCTTCCACTACATCGCCTTCCCGGATCGCGACACGCTGAAGAAGATCGTCGACGTGCACTACCCCAATATCAGCGGCGAGCTGGTGGCCGAGGCGCTGGACGTGTTCTTCGACGTGCGCAAGGTGCCGGGCCTGAAGAAGAAGCCCTCGACCAGCGAACTGGTGGACTGGCTCAAGCTCTTGATGGCCGACAATATCGGCGAAGCGGTGCTGCGCGAGCGCGACCCGACCAAGGCCATCCCGCCGCTGGCCGGCGCCCTGGTCAAGAACGAGCAGGATGTGCAGCTACTCGAGCGCCTGGCCTTCATGGCCCGCCGCGCCAGCCGCTGA
- a CDS encoding DUF748 domain-containing protein → MKRRYGWPLKALLLLVVLLTAVQLTLPWLIRDYLNDKLADMGDYRGHIEDIDLAWWRGAYRINGLNIVKTTGKVPVPFLEAPLIDLSVSWPALWYRRAVVAEVFFERPQLNFVDAGDDRQASQTGAGTDWREQLNKLLPITLNELRVRDGRIAFHNFSTEPQVELSADAVNASLYNLTNVGDEPGDRVAHFEGQARLLGQAPLESQATFDPFEQFEDFELRLRARDIDLTRFNDFARAYGNFDFKQGNGDLVIEASAENGQLSGYIKPLLRNVDVFDWQQDVEAEDKGVLRSLWEALVGGGETLLKNQRRDQFATRVELSGSVHDQQTSAFQAFVAILRNAFVEAFTPRYERPSPRQDDR, encoded by the coding sequence ATGAAACGACGCTACGGCTGGCCGCTCAAGGCCCTGCTCCTGCTCGTTGTACTGCTGACGGCAGTGCAACTGACGCTGCCCTGGCTGATCCGCGACTACCTCAATGACAAGCTCGCCGACATGGGCGATTACCGCGGCCATATCGAGGACATCGACCTGGCCTGGTGGCGCGGCGCCTATCGCATCAACGGCCTGAACATCGTCAAGACCACAGGCAAGGTACCGGTGCCGTTTCTCGAGGCCCCGCTGATCGACCTGTCGGTGAGCTGGCCGGCACTCTGGTACAGACGAGCAGTGGTGGCCGAAGTGTTCTTCGAGCGGCCGCAACTGAACTTCGTCGATGCCGGCGACGATCGCCAGGCCAGCCAGACCGGTGCCGGCACCGACTGGCGCGAGCAGTTGAACAAGCTCTTGCCCATCACCCTCAACGAGCTGCGGGTGCGCGACGGGCGCATCGCCTTCCACAACTTCAGCACCGAGCCCCAGGTGGAACTGAGTGCGGACGCGGTGAACGCCAGCCTCTACAACCTCACCAATGTCGGCGACGAACCGGGCGACCGGGTGGCGCACTTCGAGGGCCAGGCGCGCCTGCTCGGCCAAGCCCCCCTGGAAAGCCAGGCGACGTTCGACCCCTTCGAGCAGTTCGAGGATTTCGAGCTGCGCCTGCGTGCACGCGACATCGACCTGACCCGCTTCAACGACTTCGCCCGCGCCTACGGCAACTTCGACTTCAAGCAGGGCAATGGCGATCTGGTGATCGAGGCGAGCGCCGAGAATGGCCAGCTCAGCGGCTACATCAAGCCGCTGCTGCGCAACGTCGACGTGTTCGACTGGCAACAGGACGTCGAGGCCGAGGACAAGGGCGTGCTGCGCTCGCTCTGGGAGGCGCTGGTGGGCGGCGGCGAAACCCTGCTGAAGAACCAGCGGCGCGACCAGTTCGCCACCCGCGTGGAGCTCAGTGGCAGCGTGCATGACCAGCAGACCAGCGCCTTCCAGGCCTTCGTCGCCATCCTGCGCAACGCCTTCGTCGAAGCCTTCACGCCACGCTATGAACGCCCCTCGCCCCGACAGGACGATCGCTGA